A window of Tautonia plasticadhaerens contains these coding sequences:
- a CDS encoding enolase C-terminal domain-like protein codes for MPRPDASIDRLSASSYRIPTESPESDGTIAWDSTTLVLAEASGGGQTGIGYSYADRSAADLIGRKLSAAVVGLDAMDVPRAWEAMRASARNLGRPGVASTAISAVDAALWDLKAKLLGVSLADLLGRARDAVPAYASGGFTSQSIGELEAQLGGWAAEGFRMVKMKVGRDPGADPDRVRAAREAIGPDVALFVDANGACDRKRALRLAERFAEQGVCWFEEPVSSDDPEGLRLLRDRVPAPMEVAAGEYAYGDRDFRALLLAGAVDVLQADATRCLGLTGFLRAGTLASAFGVPLSAHCAPSLHVPSCCALAVVRHVEDFYDHHRIEHLLFDGAPRAEGGMLRPDRSRPGLGLDFKRADAERFAT; via the coding sequence ATGCCACGACCAGACGCTTCCATCGACCGCCTCTCGGCCTCCTCCTACCGCATCCCGACCGAGTCGCCGGAGTCGGACGGGACGATCGCGTGGGACTCGACCACCCTGGTGCTCGCCGAGGCGAGCGGGGGCGGCCAGACCGGGATCGGATACTCGTATGCCGATCGATCGGCGGCCGACCTGATCGGCCGCAAGCTCTCCGCCGCGGTCGTCGGCCTCGACGCGATGGACGTCCCCCGGGCCTGGGAGGCGATGCGGGCCTCGGCCCGCAACCTCGGCCGGCCGGGCGTGGCCTCGACGGCGATCTCGGCCGTCGACGCGGCGCTCTGGGACCTGAAGGCGAAGCTCCTGGGCGTGTCACTGGCCGACCTGCTCGGCCGGGCCCGGGACGCCGTCCCCGCGTACGCCAGCGGCGGGTTCACGTCTCAGTCGATCGGCGAGCTGGAGGCGCAGCTCGGCGGCTGGGCGGCCGAGGGGTTCCGGATGGTCAAGATGAAGGTCGGCCGCGACCCCGGGGCCGACCCCGACCGCGTCCGGGCCGCCCGGGAGGCGATCGGCCCGGATGTCGCCCTGTTCGTCGACGCCAACGGCGCCTGCGACCGCAAGCGGGCGCTCCGGCTGGCCGAGCGGTTCGCCGAGCAGGGCGTCTGCTGGTTCGAGGAGCCCGTCTCGTCGGACGACCCGGAGGGGCTCCGCCTGCTCCGGGACCGCGTGCCGGCCCCGATGGAAGTCGCCGCGGGGGAGTACGCCTACGGCGACCGCGACTTCCGGGCCCTGCTGCTGGCGGGGGCCGTCGACGTGCTCCAGGCCGACGCGACCCGCTGCCTCGGCCTGACCGGCTTCCTCCGCGCGGGGACGCTGGCCTCGGCGTTCGGGGTGCCGCTGTCGGCCCACTGCGCCCCGAGCCTGCACGTGCCGTCCTGCTGCGCCCTGGCGGTCGTGAGGCACGTCGAAGACTTTTATGATCATCACCGCATCGAGCACCTGCTGTTCGACGGCGCCCCCCGGGCTGAGGGCGGGATGCTTCGGCCCGACCGCTCGCGGCCCGGGCTCGGGCTCGACTTCAAGCGGGCCGACGCCGAGCGGTTCGCCACCTGA